Genomic DNA from Bacteroidales bacterium:
ATATTAATTTGTCAAGACACTAGTTGTTATAGAAAATAATACTAATAAAGAAAAGGAACTCATTGATAATTATTTAAGCACATTTGGTTATATTTTCGCAAGGGAAGGTTATGTAAATTCATATTTTGTACAAAACGAGAGCTATTCGGAAAAGTTTAAATCTATAAATATCACTTGCAGTATTGAAAAACAGATTCATCCTTTGGGGATTAATTATACTATTAGTGATTATTATAATGGAATATACTACTAAAAAAGCGAGAGGGGATCAGCACTTTTGAATAGACTTAATGAAGAATTAAACGCGAAGGTTAACCTAATTAATAAGCGAGATGAACAACTTGTAAACAAGAATAAGCTGCTCGCACAAAAGAACAAACCTTCAAATGAGTTATGTAGCAATTCGGATTCTTCATCAGTCAAACTTATCATCGACAGAAATTGTGAAGGGTTTTGTTTTAATGCTAATAAATCTTTCATCCTGCTAAAAAACAATTATCTCGCATGCGTATATATATGCGCGCGCACATAGTATCAACTTTCAATTGTTATTATCTATAATGAAAAATGTTCCTGAATTGTCAATAATAATACCTAATTATAACAGTTTCATGTTTTTGGATGATTGTTTAAATAGTATATTAAATCAGACTTTCACAAATTATGAGATAATAATTTGTGATGATTGTTCAACCGATAATTCAGTTAAACTTATTCAACAGTATGCATTGAAGTATTCATTTATTCGAACAATCTATCATACAAAGAATATAGGTATTTCCATGAATCGCAATAGTGGTTTACTTTTGGCAAGAGGGTTATATTTTACAACAATAGACCAAGATGATATATATATGGATATTCAAAAGCTTGAAAAAGAAATGGATATTGTAAAATACTATAAAGAAAAAGAAAATAAAATAGTATGTGCATTTTCTAAGATTGCAATTTTAGATAAAGACTTAAATTATTTAAGCGATCAATGGCCGGAAAGCAAGATTGTAGAAGGTTATATATTTAACGAAATTATAACCAGATCAGTAATGATTCCGAGAGATTATATAGTAGCAAGAGAAGCTTATTTAGCAGTAGGCCAATATGATAAATTAGTCAAGCTTTATGAAGATTGGGATTTAAAGATACGACTTGCACATAAATACGATTTTTATTTTACTGGTATTTATGGTACAGGTTATAGGAGGCATGGACAAGGTTTTTCAAATGTTTCTATACCTCAAAATATTAGAGCACTTAAAAAAGTCTTTAACAAAAACATCCATTTAGTTTTGGTATCGTATAAACAAGAAGTAGAAATAAAATTTGCAAGCTTTCTTAACAAGATGAAAGAGAGGATCATTAAAAACCTGAAACAAGAATATAAGGATACTAAGAATCATAAAAGAACATTTCTTGCCCGATTAAAAATCAAAGCTAAGATCATTTACTGGAAACATCAATAATCTAATTGATACAAAAAGTAATATTCTGATAATTATTTTCGATAAAAAAATAGCATTGAGCCTGTTTTGATTGCGTATATTGGGTTAGCCTCATTTTGTAATTTTACAAACAAGATGTAAACCTACCGGAGACCACATTTATAATGATAAAAACCTTCTATACATTTAACACAATAAAATTGTATAAATAACTCAATAGATCACATAGATAGAGCCAATTTCAGTGATTTAAAAAATATCAAGTTTTATTAAAATATTATTATCTTTGTTCCGTCACATTAATTTAAAATAATGAAAGTTTGCATACTTGGTGTTGCCCGATCAGGCACTACAGCGATTTATTCCCTGTTGCAAGAAATAATGCTTGAGAACCTTACAAGTGTTGATTTTGTATATGAACCATTTTTATGGAATACAGAATCTTTTAACTCAAGATTTGAGGAAATAGGTTTTAATTTTAAATATAATAGTTCAATATCCATTGAAGGCATATATAACCACCAGAAACTACCAATGTTTATTGGAAATCCGGATAAATATAAATCCAACAAATATCTTAATCGTTTATTTCACTCTAATGATCCAAATAAAAACATGTTGGTTAAACTAATCAAAGCAAATGGAAGGTATTCTTTGATCAGAGAAATATGTCCTGATTGCAAAATGATATTTACACTGCGAAACCCAATTGATTCAGTTTATTCAATTATTTCAAAATTCTCATACTATGGTGGAGAATTCCATAAAGATGACTACAGTCGGTTTAAAAATGAAGTTATAAACAAATTCAAAATAAATCTGGATCAGCAAAACATAACGGCAAAGATTGACAAAGAACTTGCATATTGGTATTACATGAATAAATTTACACTGGAGAGTTTTAAGGATACAGGATCAAGACCTCTAATTATATGTCATGAAGAATATTTAAATAACAGGAAGGATTTTATTATTCAAATATGTAAGTATTTGGATTATGATTATAATCCAGACTATTTAACTTTCTCCAAAAAAATGAAGGGAGCCGTCACAAAAATGTTTAATATCTCACAAAGTGAACTTAATGTCTTATCTTCATATTGGGATAAATATATTCAATTGCTTAAGGAAAATAGAATTGAATTTAATGTTGATCTGGATACAATACTAAATAAATATAATATTCGAAACAAAAAATGTATAAAAGAAAATAATTATTATGGATTAAGTCCATTGATAATTTATCACAAGGTTAATGAAATAGAATCTAATAATTATGCGCAATCACTTGTTATTGCAGAGAAAAGTCACTTAATAGAGGAAAGCACTAATAGAATAAAATATATTAATGAAAAACTATTTGATAAACAAGAGCAGATAGATAATTATATGAATATTATCAAAGGAAATGATTATTTAGTAGAAAAATGGGATAAAATAATAATAGAAAAGAATAAAACTATTCATCACCTTGACATGATGGTAAACGCAAAAGAAAATATTATTGAAGAAAAAGATAAAACAATACAGAATATTGAGCTTGTTGTTAAAGAAAAAGAGGAAATTATTGGCCAAAGGGATAAGGTGATTACTGATAAAAATAAAACAATACAGAATATTGAACTTGTTGTTAAAGAAAAAGAGGAAATTATTGGCCAAAGGGATAAGGTGATTACTGAAAAAAATAAAGCAATACAAAATCTTGAATTAGTTGTAGAAGGAAAAGAGGACAATATAAGTGAACTTATATTGAAATTAAAGGATACTTCATTGTCATTGGATAATAAAAAAGATATGTTGAAACAAACCTCTGAAAAGCTCGAACTGTCATTAAAAGAAAAAAATCAAAATGAACGAAAAATTAATGAAATTTATGCTTCGGCTTCCTGGAAGATAGGTCATAATATTATTTCTTTAATTGTTAAGTTGTTTTTTTGGGTTCCGTTTTTTAAGAAAAAATTTAATTAAATAGTAAATGTATTAGCTCCATAAATAACTAGACAAAATAAATAAAACAGATTTACTTACAAGTTGACCTATTAATTTTACTAATTAAAATTTAAAAGAAATTAATATGACATTAAAAATATCAATTATAACTCCAACTTTTAATGCTGAAAAATATTTGGAGGATACTATAAAAAGTGTTCAAATGCAGGAGTATACAAATGTTGAACATATAGTTGTAGATGGAGGATCAACTGATTCTACAATAGAAATTTTAAAAAAATATTCTCATCTGAAGTGGGTTTCTGAAAAGGATAACGGACAATCGGATGCCATGAACAAAGGATTTGCCCTATCTTCGGGCGATATAATTGGATATTTAAATGCTGACGATTATTACAACCCTAATGTTTTCAATACTATTATTAGGTATTTTAATAAGGGTGCTTTTTTTGTTCAGGGTAAAATTAAAGTAGAGAGAGAAGATAAATCGTTTACAATAAATAATGCTCAAACAACATTCCAGGGCTTAATTCGTCATTGGGAGCCAAATGCATTTTGTGTTAATCCGGTTGGCTATTTCTACCGTCGAGAAGTACAACAAAAGGTTGGTGGTTTTGATGTAAACAATCATTTCTCAATGGACTTGCAATTTTTAATTGGTATTGCAAAATTATACTCAATAACCAAAATTAATGAAGATATTATTCTCGGTGTTTTTCGTTATTATGAACAGACAAAAACATCAAAAGATCAATCAAAAAGTGATCTATGGTGTCCAAAAACATTTTGGTATATTGATGAATTTATTAAATATCTACCTGAAGAAGAAAAGCAGCAATATTATAAGGAGAGAGAGCAAGGATATGAAATGAGAAAAAAATGGCAGGCAATGGAAAAAAACTCTAGAAAAAATTTATTGGAAAAAGCAAAATATTTATTAAAAAAAAATAAAATAATATTATGATTGATGGTGTTTCATTAATAATATGCACATATAATGGGAGCAAACTATTGCCGCTTACAATAAAACATATCTTAGACCAAGAAACAGATTTAAGAATTCACTGGGAAGTATTGTTTATCAATAATGCATCGACTGATGATACAAACGATGTGATCTTGAATTGTTGGAAATCAAAAATACCAATGCGAATAATTAATGAAGACAAACAAGGGGTGATTTATGCGCGTCAACGTGGACTAGTTGAAGCAAAATATGATATAGTATCCTTCATCGATGATGATAATTGGATCAATGATAATTGGATTGAGGAAGTTTATAGTACTTTTCTTAATAATCCTTTAATTACTATTTGCGGTAGCAAAAACAAAGCTAAATATGAGATTAATCCACCAGAATGTTTAAGTTGGATTGAAGAATCATTTGCCATAGGTTCGCAAGGTGAGTCTTTTGAAGATATCACAATTAAGAGAGGATATGTATGGACTGCAGGTTTATCATTAAGAAAAGATGTATATTTTTCACTTATTGAAAAGGGATTCTCATTTTTCCTTACAGGTAGAAAGGGTAAAAAATTATCTGCAGGCGAAGATACAGAACTCTGTTATGCCTTTATACTTAGTGGATATCAAATATGGTATAATGAAAGAATGACATTAACACATTTCATACCAGCTCAAAGATTGCAATGGACAAGGATTATTCAACTATTTGAGGGATTTGGGAAAGCACATTCTGTTCTTCAGATATACAAGCTTTTTATTGATAATAAAAATAGTATATTAATTTTATTTTATAACAATATTAAAGATTATTCTAAATTTTTTATTCAAAGGCTATTGGGTCAAATTAAAAATAATGAGGGTAATGGAAAATATTTACACTATCTTTTTATTAAAGAACGATTTATTAGCACTGTATTTAATTATAATTTCATAAATAACTATTTTTCAATAAATAAGTTCAGGAAATCTGTTTCTAAAATGAAGAAATAATATGAAATTTACAATTATTACTCCTTGTTACAATACTCAAAAGACTATTGCTCAAACCATTGAAAGTATAATATATCAACATGGTTCTTTTTATATACAATATATTGTGGTTGATGGTAATTCTCAGGATGATACAGTAAAAATTCTATACAAGTATAAAAATGCTCTGGTGAATAACCAAATAATGATTAATTGTCTGGGAATTGATTTTATAATTATTTCAGAGCAGGACAAAGGAATGTATGATGCTCTTGCTAAAGGATTAAGAATTGCAAATGGAGATATAACATCATACATTAATGCTGATGATTATTATTTACCAAATGCCCTATTATCTCTTCAATATATATTCGAGGGATTTCCTAATGTAAAATGGTTAACATGTACCAATACCTGGTATAATTCTATTGGATCAATTACTTATTCTTTTAAGCCTTTTCGTTATAAAAGAAAGCTAATTCAAAAAGGTTTTTATAATGGAAAAATATTGCCTCATATTCAACAAGAAAGCACATTCTGGAGAAGCGAATTAAATAATAAGATAGACCTTAACAAACTGGTTGTTTATAAATTAGCAGGTGATTTTTATTTATGGCACGTATTTTCAACATATCATGAACTTTATACGCTATACAATCAACTAAGTGGTTTTAGGATTTCAATGAATCAAAAATCTAATGATATGGCACTATACTATCAGGAATGTAGTGAAATCATAAAGGATAAAAGTCCATCATTAATTGATTATTTTTTTGCACAGGTTGAACGAGTAATTTGGTATAGTCCGGACAAAATTAGAAAATTTTTTAAGTTTCCAACAAAATTAGTATTAAATAATTCAGTCATCGAAAATATAGAAAAACAAAAAAAAATAAATATAGGATAAATTGAAGATGCAATAAGAATAAATGTGTTTCAACATAAATAATGACTGCATAAATTTCTAATGACAGATTTGGGGAAAATAATTTACATGGTGTGACTTCCTCACAAAATACTGGACATATTAAAAATAGAGATTTTAAGCAAAAAATAATATGTTTAACGAAATATTTTTGCTATGAAAAGATCAAAATTTTGAACAAAAAAGAAAATGAGTCAATTTTTCAAAGGCCTTAAAAACAGCAATTCATTACTGCTCATGCTTGGGAGAAGTTGATCTCAAATGTATATAATATTTTAGTATGTTGTATATTTGTTGAAATGCCGATATTGATAGTAGAATATATGTTAGACAAAAATGAACTTGTATCAGATCAACACTAGAAAAATATTTGGATTTATAAAATGAAATGTTATTTACATATTGGTACCGAAAAAACAGCCACTACAACCTTAAAACATTTTTTACATCGAAATAGAGATAAGCTTTCACAATCTGGGTATGGATATACCAAAAGTGTGGGCAAGATTATCAATCTAAAGCTACCAATAGCAGCATATGACTTAAATAGAAGGGATGCATTTACCAAGGGGAAACAAATTTATACCAACACGGCATTGTTCAAATATCAGCAAGCCGTTATTACAAAGCTAAAAAAAGAAATAAATGGTATTTCTCAACCTAACATAATTTTTTCATCTGAACAAATTCAGTCTCGTCTCACCAGTCTCAGTGAAATTAAAAGATTAAAAGAAATACTTATTAATCTTGGATTTGACGAAATCGCGGTAATTATATATTTGTGGGATCCATCAGAAATTGCAAATTCGTTTTATTCAACCAGCGTCAAAAGCGGCTCAACGGAGGCCTCTCCCCAGAATCTAAAAGGTCCATATTTTAGGAATATATGTAATCATAAGAACACATTGGAAAACTTTGGATCTGTATTTGGCAAGATAGCGATTATTCCACGCATCTGCGATAAAGATGAATTTAAAAACGTTTCAATTATCGAAGATTTTATTGATGTGATTGGGGCACCTTGGTTTGATGATTATATTATTCCAAACAATCTAAATGATAGTATTTCCGCCACTGGATTAGAAATTCTTAGGAGATTTAATCAAAAAGTTCCAGTATTTATTGATGCCAAGATAAATCCATTACGTCAGAATATAGTTCATTACTTTGATTTACATTATGGAAAAGATAAATACATGATGCCTATCCAGTTACAACAAGAGTATGACATCGAATTCAAAGAATCGGCATTGTTAATTTAAAAAAAGTAGTTTTTCGATGTGCCCTAAATATAATTGAGCGTTTATAGGAATTTTTCAAGAAGAAAACGACGTATAACCATTATTATGAAAAGTTTGCAGTTTTTAAAAATGAGTGTATGCAATTCTTTCAAGATATTGAAAAATACAAAGCTGAACTTAAAACTCTAATGGCTGACAATTTTCCGATAATTCAAACATGATTTTTTGCAAACACATTTTCCTTAAGCATAAATTAATATTATTTTGATCTTGAATCGACTACAATCACCCAAAAAAGAACCGATTAAATTAACTTTTACATTTTCCATTCCAAGGCTAAATCTTTACTCAATATCTTTCTGGGATTGGAGTATTCCATTATTTATCATTTTAATTATATTCCTATTTAATTTTCCTTATCTGTTTATAGACTTTTTAGTTGATGACGATGGGCTCTGGTATTATTTCGCAAGTTCAGGAGAGGAGATATACAAATATACATGGAGAGGTAATCCTTGGCGTGATTGGTTTTATTCTTATAGCATGGTTTATATGGGTTTACCTTTTATCAGGGGTATCTATCTTGCTAATATGGCATTAATATCACTGCTTTTATATTATCTATATCGAAACATATTTGGCATTAATACTAAAATCGCCATAGCCGCAGCTGTAATTCCCAATATTTTGCCCAGTCTTATTGGTATTCCTGTTGGATTGAATCTTTCTTATGCTATGTGGGGATTGATGCCTATAACTGCATCTTTACTAGTATTATCAAAAGCACTTTTAAAGAAAATAGGTTCGTCATGGTTTTTATTCATCGTCGCATTAGCATTGTATGCCTTTGGTTTGAATATGTCTTCAACAGCAACTTCTTTAATTCCATCGGTATTATTCTTTTTCTTGTTTTATTTTCCAAAAGCTAAAATTCGTACAATAGTTTATGGAGTTCCATTTCTGGCATACGGTATATGGCAGTTCTTTCAGCATATTCAAAGTCCAAAACTTGATTCTCAAACCATAACTAATGATGTTATAATCGATCGGAGTCAGCAGTTTTTTGAAATGTCAAGCTTCCTACCGTACAATCAGTCATATTCATTATACATTACTATTGGATTAGCAGTACTTGGCATAATTGGATTGATTTCAATGAATCCAATTATCTATAAACAACCTATTCACTTTAATAGTAATAAAAACTATTTTTTGCTATTAATGATTGGTTGGCCTCTATGTTGGACTTTTTTTACTAGTTATGCATATTTAACTGCAGCAACAACATTTCATCCATTCCGTTATGCATATATTTTCAATTTCGGGCCAGTTTTTCTACAAGTAATTGGTGTTGTTTTTGTTGTTTTTACTATTCGGAAATATTTATATTTGACTAAACACACTAAGTTAACGATTGCTCTTTTATCATTTGGATTGATTATTTTCACTGGTATTCAAAGATTAAACAATTGCTCCTATTATAATACCGAGCCTTCCCAAATTATACGAAGTACACTATCCACTTTTGATTTGCCGAAAAATACTCAAATTATTATAATAGACAACCCTCGAAATTGGTATATCCCACATTCAGGTAATCATAAAGTAAACTCCGGTTTTATTCGTTACCTTCTTCAACGCAATGATTTATATGCTATAATAGGCAAGGATATATATCCAAACGATGTTTTTAGAAGATATGGACAATTCTGGTGGTTTGATCATATGGTAAATTTTGATTCCCAAAAACCAATTATTGCTTTTCGATATAAAGATAATAATCTTGAACGCGTTGAATTAATGTTACAAGTGAAATCAGCAAGAAATGAGGGAAGTTCCTGTTTGAATTGGAGTCTTTTCGATATAAGTTCAATTCAGGTACCAGTAAAAATTGCAAAAGGAGTTGGGATGTCATCATATACAGACTATATAAATAATAACTTACCTCAAGTATTCCATAATGCTGATATTGCCTTTGCACCAAACGATTTTCCTGATGATTTTGCTAATGCTGATGTTGCCGAAAAGCTAGCCCAAAAAAAAGGCTTGATTGATAAAAAAATTAACATTGGCGAATACTTCACCCTTCGAAACATAGTGCCTTTTGAAAAAAATAATAAAATATATTTGCAAATTTTATTACGAGTCATTGAAATACCTAAAACTCATTTTAAATTATCCTATACAATTGACAAAAAAAAAAACCTGGTTTCTCTCTGGGATATTGCGATGAAGGATGACAACATTCTAATTATCACACCGCCAATTAATCTAAACAACCTTAAAAAAGGGATTTCATTGGGTTTTGTTAATACTGGCGTTTGGCCTTATAAACCTTTGTTGATTAAGGATGGAGATTTTACAAAGGAATCTAATATTATTATCCAGTCAGATTACTCAAATAGTATAAACAAATAAATCATCCGAAGTGTTTACTTAGATAAAATTTATTAGTAAATAATTATATAAAACAAAATATGCTAAACAATAAATCAATCCTTATCACCGGAGGAACAGGTTCTTTCGGTAAAAAATTTACAGAAATGATTCTTAAAATATTCCCTGATTTAAAACGTTTAGTGATTTATTCACGGGATGAGTTAAAACAATTTGATATGGCTCAAATTTACCCTGAGGATAAATATCCACAAGTCAGGTTTTTTATTGGAGATGTTAGAGATAGGCATCGTTTTATCAGAGCATGTGAAGGTATTGATGTTATCATTCATACTGCTGCTTTAAAACAAGTGCCAACAGCAGAGTATAATCCCGATGAATTCATTAAAACAAATATTGGAGGAGCTCAATTTAGATCATCCAATTAACTTATTCAAAAATAATAACGAATTTTATCAGATAGAATATGCACTTCAATGGAAAGATAGAAAAAGTAAGAATTCAGAATGGACTATATATAAGTTTGAACTGTTGTCGGGAAATGCTTCAGGTTTTGTTGAAAGCATTGGATGGAAGGAGTATATTAATACTGTCGATTCATTGAATAATATTGGAATATCTCAAGATATGATTATGTTTGGTGATTTACATTCGAAAAGTGATAGCACTAGATTAGGCCTTCAGAAGTCAAGCATCAACAATGATATAAAAAACAAATAACATAATGTAACACAAAGCTACAAACAAACTAAAAAAATAGCTGCAGTAGCAGAGGCAGTTGCAGTATAATCTATTACTGCTCATGCTCCTGTTACTGCTGTATATTCACAAAGATTAAAAAACTTGCTAAAAAAACAAATTTTATTGAATATATAGTATAATTATTTTATTTTTGTATGTTAACATAAAACCTAAATTCAAGTAATTAATGTAATTTTTATATAATTAAAAAAAATAAAGATAAAATTGATTGGTATATAATTAATCCTGAGCTGATTGCTAACTTTGTGTCGGGTGAATACCTAAAATGGATTGAAAAGAATTATTAAAGTTAACCTATAATGTTAAATACTTCAAATAAAAATTCAGTTGAATTTTCTGTTGTTATACCTGTTTATAATGCTGAAAAATCTCTTAATAAATTATGTTCAGGGATTATAAAAGCTTTTACTAAAGAGCTGAAAGTATCTTTTGAAATTATTCTTGTAGATGATGCTTCTTCGGATAATTCATGGGATATAATGGAAGAACTCCACTTAAATGAACATAAGGTTAAAATAATACAATTATTAAATAATTCAGGGCAACATAATGCAATAATGTGTGGAATAAGTTTTGCCAAAGGAGATTATATAATAACCATGGATGATGATCTGCAACATCCCCCTGAAGAAATTCCCAAATTGGTTAATTTTATTATCCGTAATCCTCAATATGATGCTATTATTGCTATAAATGAAGAAAGAATGCATTCTATCTTTCGAAATGTTGGAAGTTATTTTGCAAATAAATTAATTAATTTAGCTATAAAGAAACCTGCGAATATTAAACTATCAAGTTTTAGAATAATTAACCATCAGCTAAAAGATGCAATTCTATCATATAGAGGGAGAAATGCTACATTAGGTTCTTTTATCTGCATACTCACTAAACGTATAGCAAATATAAAAGTTAAACACAATAAGAGAGTTTATGGAAGATCTAACTATTCGATTAAAAAACTAATACAGCTAACTTTAAGCAATATATTTAACTTCAGTGTATTACCACTAAAACTAATAAGTATAATTGGATTTATGTCCTCATTATTTGCTCTATTAATAGCAGCCTATATTACTTATCAAAAGATAATAGGGAATATCAAACTTTCAGGATTCACTACAATTACTGTGTTAATTGCATTGTTTTCAGGTATTATCCTTTTTTCTATAGGAATTCTTGGTAATTATATAATGATAATTTTGAAAAACATTAATTCAGACAAACAATTTATGATAAGAAATAAAAAGATAGATAATTAAGGACATAAGTATGAAATATTCATTAGGAAAATTGATGTTCAAACGAAAAAAAATACTTATCTTAGGTGTGGGAAATCTTCAAGTTGATCCAATTAGAATTTTAAAAGATGGAAACCACGAAGTTCATGCACTAAGTTATAAGGATGAGGGACCGGGAAGAGCATTTGTAGATAAGTTTGATGTAGTTGATATTGTTGACAAAGAATCTGTAAAAAAATATGTTTTAGAAAATAATATAGAAGTTTTATACTCAATAGGTTCCGATATTGCTATGCCAACTATTAGCTATGTGTCTGAGGTTTTAGATTTACCACATTTTGTTAGTTTTAAAACAGCTAATACATGTCAAAATAAGTGGCAATTAAGATCATATATTGGGGATGATTTTAACGGTAATATTCCTTTTCGCAGAATTAAATCGATTAATGACATCCAATATTGGAAAAACTATCCATGTGTTTTGAAACCCGTTGATAGCCAAGGGCAAAGAGGTGTATTTGTACTTGATAGCATCGCTGATTTTTATCAGTATTTTGAAAAATCATTAAAATATTCAAAATCTAATGAGCTGATCGTTGAAAATTTTATTAATGGTCCTGAACTTTCCATAAATGTATATGTTGTTGACGGTACTATAGTGTTTATTCAAACTACGGATAGATTGGTTTTTAAAAATTATCCTGGTGGTTTAGTCAAAGAACATAGAATACCATCTGTTTTTATTAGCAATGAAATGGAGTTAAAAATACTTGATCTAGTAAAGTTTGTTGTTAATAAATTACAAATACTTAACGGTCCTGTCTATTTTCAGATCAAAATTATAGATAATTCACCTAAATTAATTGAAGTTACACCACGATTGGATGGATGTCACATTTGGCGATTAATAAAAGAATATTGCGGCGTTAATCTTCTTGAAATTACATTTAAACATTTGATAGATAATACTCTTGATTTAGAGTCTTTTAAAAAAAATGAATTAAATCCATACAAATTAACATTCCTGAACGAAAAGCCTGGAAAAAATGTTAACAGAAATAAATATCAAGTAAAGAATCCTATATATCTTGAATGGTATTATAATCAAGATGAGATTGTTAGACCTATAAATAATTATTTTGAAAAAATTGGTTATTATATAAAGGAATGTTAAAATACAGTGAATCAGTATTATGAAAAATATAAATTGGATTTACCTATCCTATGAACTTAGCTCGGATTTATCTTCTTATGGAAATGGTGAGAGAATTAACATAAGTAGAGTTAATAGAATTGAGAAAGGTAAAAGCAGTAATACCTCTTTACTTACATTTTCCTCACATTTTGGAACACATATTGATTATCCATATCATTTTTCGAATGAAGATCCCAATGGTGACTTTTATAGTGCTAAAGACTATATTTTTGAAAATATAAGGATAATTGATATTTCTCAAGAAACAATACCAGATTTATTAATAAAAAATAATAATTTCTTAATTAAAAAAGTAGACAATTTAACAGAACTTTTAATAATAAAGACGAATTTTGGAGTGGCACGTCATACCGAATCTTACTGGAAATATAACTGGGGATTTTCCCCTGAAACAGCAGCTTATTTAAAAACATATTTTCCGAATCTAAGGGCTATTGGATTTGATTTAATATCTTTGACAAGTTTTCAAAGAAGAGATATTGGAAGAATT
This window encodes:
- a CDS encoding cyclase family protein, which gives rise to MKNINWIYLSYELSSDLSSYGNGERINISRVNRIEKGKSSNTSLLTFSSHFGTHIDYPYHFSNEDPNGDFYSAKDYIFENIRIIDISQETIPDLLIKNNNFLIKKVDNLTELLIIKTNFGVARHTESYWKYNWGFSPETAAYLKTYFPNLRAIGFDLISLTSFQRRDIGRIAHKEFLINNKILIIEDMNLSNINKSIFIKKIIISPLRFAKADGAPVTIFANIESHD
- a CDS encoding ATP-grasp domain-containing protein — its product is MKYSLGKLMFKRKKILILGVGNLQVDPIRILKDGNHEVHALSYKDEGPGRAFVDKFDVVDIVDKESVKKYVLENNIEVLYSIGSDIAMPTISYVSEVLDLPHFVSFKTANTCQNKWQLRSYIGDDFNGNIPFRRIKSINDIQYWKNYPCVLKPVDSQGQRGVFVLDSIADFYQYFEKSLKYSKSNELIVENFINGPELSINVYVVDGTIVFIQTTDRLVFKNYPGGLVKEHRIPSVFISNEMELKILDLVKFVVNKLQILNGPVYFQIKIIDNSPKLIEVTPRLDGCHIWRLIKEYCGVNLLEITFKHLIDNTLDLESFKKNELNPYKLTFLNEKPGKNVNRNKYQVKNPIYLEWYYNQDEIVRPINNYFEKIGYYIKEC